One genomic region from Phragmites australis chromosome 1, lpPhrAust1.1, whole genome shotgun sequence encodes:
- the LOC133931006 gene encoding uncharacterized protein LOC133931006 — MEARASTNILQKMKEKESRNFRRCGSADKRLLPADSSSLSLSLSLSPSRLVPYARARSGLLRRESDGSGVVFGLGGLDTGALPWGGGWLGGRQRAKRTRGLVGPALPRLLLLENLAAPPASPSRCRCRCASGHADLPVTPRKAPPASPSRCRCRCASGHADLPVAPRKAPPASPSRRRRASGRVGLPVAPRKAPAASPSHRRRASGRVGLPVAPRKAPPPSLSRRRQARAPPPKACRRAPPPFPCSPTNPGHGECGS; from the exons ATGGAAGCTCGAGCGAGCACCAATATACTTcaaaaaatgaaggaaaaagAATCCCGAAATTTTCGGCGCTGCGGTTCCGCAGACAAGCGGTTGCTTCCTGCCGACTCctcttcgctctctctctctctctctctctctccgtcgcgCCTCGTCCCGTACGCTCGCGCTCGTAGTGGCCTTTTGCGCCGTGAGAGCGACGGATCGGGAGTGGTTTTCGGCCTCGGCGGCCTGGACACTGGAGCCCTGCCCTGGGGTGGGGGCTGGCTGGGGGGCAGGCAGCGGGCGAAGCGGACGCGTGGATTGGTTGGCCCTGCGCTGCCACGGTTACTGTTGTTAGAAAACTTAGCAG CGCCGCCGGCCTCCCCgtcccgctgccgctgccgctgcgcATCCGGCCACGCCGACCTCCCCGTCACGCCCCGCAAGGCGCCGCCGGCCTCCCCgtcccgctgccgctgccgctgcgcATCCGGCCACGCCGACCTCCCCGTCGCGCCCCGCAAGGCGCCGCCGGCCTCCccgtcccgccgccgccgcgcatcCGGCCGCGTCGGCCTCCCCGTCGCGCCCCGCAAGGCGCCGGCGGCCTCCCCgtcccaccgccgccgcgcatCCGGCCGCGTCGGCCTCCCTGTCGCGCCCCGCAAGGCGCCGCCGCCCTCCCTATCGCGTCGCCGCCAAGCTCGCGCGCCGCCTCCGAAAGCATGCCgccgggcgccgccgccgttccCTTGCTCGCCGACAAACCCGGGACACGGTGAATGCGGCAGCTAG
- the LOC133909229 gene encoding LOW QUALITY PROTEIN: zinc finger CCCH domain-containing protein 5-like (The sequence of the model RefSeq protein was modified relative to this genomic sequence to represent the inferred CDS: deleted 2 bases in 1 codon) has product MEPYAVETSGGGGDRPEPGTGLEESMRRLGLGGEEEASAKLPERPGEADCAYYLRTGACGYGERCRYNHPRDRAAAVHGVGRTTSTVEYPERPGQPLCEYYVKNGTCKFGSNCKYDHPKEGGFAPVVLNSSGYPLRSGEKECSYYIKTGHCKFGATCKFHHPEYVVSETPSMQPSTISSPHPYPHLANWQMGRPPVVPGSFLPGSYPPMMLPSTVMPMQGWNPYISPMNQVTPAGGQQTIQAGSPYGLSHHGPTSVVTYGSHYAPLYSLAGPSSSNKQEYGFPERPGQPECEHYMKTGTCKFGATCKYHHPHFSATMSNCMLSLLGLPLRPGSQPCAYFAQNGFCKFGPTCKFDHPMGTLNYSPSVSSLTDVPVAPYPINFPVAPMAPSPSSSDLQPQYTLTMESSANQPAVPGTTYGPIGSISKVSAPHTLIRSPTSTAAGMQAVTSHSGEI; this is encoded by the exons ATGGAGCCGTACGCCGTGGAGAcgagcggcggcgggggcgaccGCCCCGAACCCGGTACCGGACTCGAag AGTCGATGCGGAGGCTGGGGctcggcggggaggaggaggcgtcggCAAAGCTGCCGGAGCGGCCGGGGGAGGCGGACTGCGCCTACTACCTCCGCACGGGCGCCTGCGGCTACGGGGAGCGCTGCCGCTACAACCATCCACGCGATCGCGCCGCTGCG GTTCATGGAGTTGGAAGGACCACAAGTACGGTGGAATACCCAGAGCGACCGGGGCAGCCACTCTGTGAG TACTATGTGAAGAATGGGACTTGTAAGTTTGGCTCCAATTGCAAATATGATCATCCCAAAGAAGGTGGTTTTGCACCTGTGGTACTAAATAGCAGTGGATACCCTCTACGTTCG GGTGAAAAAGAATGTTCCTATTACATAAAAACTGGGCATTGCAAGTTTGGAGCTACATGTAAATTCCATCACCCAGAATATGTTGTTTCGGAGACGCCTAGCATGCAACCATCAACTATTTCTTCCCCTCATCCATATCCACATCTTGCCAATTGGCAAATGGGGAGGCCTCCTGTTGTGCCAGGGTCATTTTTACCAGGCTCGTATCCACCAATGATGCTCCCATCTACAGTTATGCCAATGCAGGGATGGAACCCTTATATT TCACCAATGAACCAAGTTACACCAGCTGGGGGACAGCAAACTATTCAAGCAGGGTCACCGTATGGCTTATCGCACCATGGGCCTACGTCTGTAGTCACTTATGGCAGTCATTATGCGCCATTGTATTCTTTAGCTGGGCCTTCAAGCAGCAACAAACAAGAATATGGCTTTCCAGAGCGGCCAGGGCAGCCTGAATGCGAACATTACATGAAGACAGGAACCTGTAAATTTGGAGCGACATGTAAATATCATCATCCCCACTTCAGTGCAACGATGTCTAACTGCATGCTGAGCCTTCTAGGTCTTCCACTTCGGCCT GGTTCTCAGCCTTGTGCTTACTTTGCACAGAACGGCTTTTGCAAATTTGGGCCGACATGCAAGTTTGATCACCCGATGGGTACTCTAAACTATAGTCCTTCAGTGTCATCGCTTACTGATGTGCCAGTTGCTCCATATCCTATCAATTTCCCTGTTGCTCCTATGGctccatctccatcatcttctgATCTGCAGCCACAATACACTCTGACCATGGAGTCCTCAGCTAACCAGCCAGCGGTGCCTGGAACTACATATGGACCTATTGGATCGATATCAAAGGTTTCTGCTCCACACACGCTTATCCGATCTCCAACTTCTACCGCTGCTGGCATGCAAGCA GTAACAAGCCACAGTGGAGAGATCTAG